ACACCGATCATGCCGAATCTCGTGGTGGCTTTCGCGGGGACCGCGAGCAGGCGCCCGCGGTCCGGGGTGGGAAACGATCAGGCGCCCGGAACCAGCTTCAGGGTGCGAGTCGCAATGGCCTTCTCCAGCATCGCGACGAACTCCGCGACCGGCTTGGCCCCGAGGTCTTCGCCGCTCCGGAGGCGCACGGCTACCGCGTTCGCTTCCATCTCCTTGTCGCCGATGACGAGGATGTACGGGATCTTCTGCAACTGCGCGTCGCGAATCTTCGCCTGCATCCGCTTGCTGCTCAGGTCCACATCGACGCGGTGGTCCTTATCGAGCAACTGGTCGCCGAGCTTCTGGGCGAACTCGAAGTGCCGGTCGCCGATGGGCACGATCGCGACCTGCACCGGCGCAAGCCACACCGGGAACGCGCCCGCGTACAGTTCGATCAGGTACGACATCATCCGCTCCATCGTGGAGATGACGCCGCGGTGGATCATCACCGGGCGCTTCGGGGTGTCGTCGCTGTCCTTGTACTCCAGCTCGAACTTCGCCGGCAGGTGCTGGTCGGCCTGGATGGTGCTGAGGGTCTCCTCGCGCCCCATCACGTCTTTCACCTGCACGTCGATCTTCGGCCCGTAGAACGCGGCCTCGTTCCACGCCTCGAAGAACGGCATCCCGGATTCGGTCAGCACCTCGCGCAGCATCGTGGTACTGCTCTCCCACATCGCCGGGTTGTCGACGTACTTGTCGGTCGCGGGACCGTCCGGGTCGCCGTTCTTCGACAGCCGGAACCGGTATTCGGTGATGCCCAGGTCGGTGTAGGCCTTTTTCATCAGGCTCAGGACGCCCGCGATCTCCTGCTTCACCTGGTCGGGCCGGACGAACAGGTGCGCGTCGTTGAGAGTCATGCACCGCACCCGCGACAGCCCGCCGACGACCCCGCTCCGCTCGAACCGGTACATGTTGCCGAGTTCCGCGATGCGGATGGGCAGGTCGCGGTAGCTCCGCGCCTTGGTCTTGTACACCTGGATGTGGTGCGGGCAGCACATCGGCCGCAGGCACAGCTCCTCGTCGTCGTTCCCCCCCTCGCCCATGTCCATCGGCGGGAACATGCTGTCCTTGTAGTGGTCCCAGTGGCCGCTGATCTTGTACAGCTCCTTCTTGGCAATGTCCGGGGTGAACACGTGCAGGTAGCCGGCGCGGCGCTCGTAATCGGTGATGAAGGTTTCCAGCAGCCGGCGCACGGTCGCACCCTTCGGCAGCAGCATCGGGAACCCGGAACCGAACACCGGCTCGTTGGCGAACAGTTCCAGTTCGCGGCCCACCTTGCGGTGGTCGCGCTTGGCCGCCTCTTCGAGCCGCGCGAGGTGCGCCTTCAGGTCGTCGCCGTTGACCCACGCGGTCGCGTGGAACCGCTTGAGCGCCTTGTTCTTGCTGTCGCCGCGCCAGTACGACCCGGTGACCTGCTGAATCTTGAACCCCTTCGCGTCGAGATCGCCGGTGGTTTCGACGTGCGGCCCGCGGCAGAGGTCGGAGAAGGTGTCCTGCTGGTAAACGGTGATGGTCGGTGCGTCGGCCGAGGCGTTCCCGTACTCGTCCTTACCCGCGGTCAGCCCGTCGATGAGCTCGAGCTTGTACGGGTTGTCCTTGAAGAGTTCACGGCCCTCGTCGGCGCTGATCTCGCGCACCTTGAAGGCGTGCTTCCCCTTGATGATCTGCCGCATCCGGTTGCCGATCCACTCCAGGTCGCCGTCGGACGGGTTCACGTCGAGGTCGAAGTCGTAGTAGAACCCGTACTCGACGGGCGGGCCGATCGTGGGCTTCGCCTGCGGGAACCGCTCGACGACCGCCTGTGCGAGGACGTGCGCGAGGGAGTGGCGCAACTTGTAGAGCGCGGGGTCGTAGCCCTTGGGGATGTACTTTTCGCCCGCCGCCTTCAGCTCCGCTTCGGTTGCCATGATTGGAGATGTCCTGTTGTGATGGCGCGTGGCACGCGGACATACAGCCGCAACCTCCCGCACCACCACCGACCATGTTACGGGTGAAGGGACACCGCGACAGGTGGCCGCGTTCGCGCTCCGGTGCCACCGCCCGCTCCCGTCCGTTACGAACAAATCCCTCCACGACCTCCGAAACCACCCCCGCGCGGAGGCGCTCGAGAAAATCAAGAAAGCGTCCGTCTACATCCGGGTCGGGTTCGCCGGCGATGGGTGCGCAGCGGGAGCGGCTTCTTTATCCCCGGGCGCGGGCAGGTGGTCACCAATTCACACGTGGTCGGTCCCGGCGCGGAGGAGATCGAGGTGGTGATCGAGATCCGCTTCGCGATCCCGAGCGAAGGTGTGAAGGATTTCCTCCGTCGGGCCGCGTGCCAGCCCCGCCGCTCGCCGTTCGTCCGCGATATCGAGATCGTGAGCGTGTCGCACCACCCGAGCGTCATGAAGGCGGCCGAACGCGCGTCCGTGATCGGGGGCCAGGTGACCTATTGACGGGCGATCTCCTGGCGCTGAGAATTGACCGACCTCCACTTACCCCCTCCGCAAATGCCAGGTGCCACATGGTCTTGCGCCGCTACGCGCTCCTCGCCGCCTTCCTCATCGCCGTGGGAGTCACGTCGTCTGCCGCCCAACAGGGGCAGCCGCCGAAGGGCGACCCGCCGAAGGGCCAGGCGCCACCCAAGGATGAGAAACCCCGGCCCGCGGACGACAAGAAGGCACCCCAGGACGGCAAGGCGCCCCCAAAAGACGAGGCGCCCGGGGCCAAGGACGAAAAGAAGGTGCCACCGACCGTTGTTACGGACGGGTCGGTCATCATCGCCGGGCAGAAAGTCGAGTACAAGGCGACTGCCGGTATGCTCCCGGGGACCGACAAGACGGGTAAGGCGAAGGCGAACATCTTCTACATGGCGTACACCCGGAAGTCCGGGGACGCCCCCGCCGCCCGCCCGCTCACCTTCTGCTTCAACGGCGGGCCGGGGTCCGCCTCATCATACGTCCACCTCGGGTTCTTCGGCCCGCGCCGGGTGCTGATTAACAACGACGGGCTGACCGCCCCCAGCCCGGCCGAACTGGTGGAGAACGACTGCTCGATGCTGGACGTCACCGACCTAGTGTTCATCGACCCGGTGAGCACGGGCCTGAGCCGGGCCGAAACCCCGGCCGACGCCAAGCTGTTCCACGGGCTGGAGGAGGACACCCAGTCGGTCGGGGATTTCATCCGCGACTACGTGGCCAAGTTCGGCCGGAAGGAGTCGCCGGTGTACGTGGCCGGGGAGAGCTACGGCACCACCCGGGCGGCGTCCCTGTCCACCTACCTCCAGAACCGGGGCGGGGTGAAGTTGGCCGGGATCGTCCTCATTTCTACCGTGCTGGACTTCCAGACCATCCGGTTCGGGGGCAGTAACGAACTGCCATACGCCCTTTTCCTGCCCACCTACACGGCCACCGCGTTCCACCACGGGAAGCTGGACAAGAAGTGGGCGGTCGACCTGCCGACGGCCCTGCGCGAGTCGCAGAAGTACGCGGCCGGGCCGTACCTGGAGGCGCTGCACAAGGGCACCCTGCTGACCGATTACGAGCGGCAGGCGGCGGCCAAACAGGTGGCCATGCTGACCGGGCTGTCGGAGGAGTTCGTGCTCCGGTCCGACCTGCGGGTGGAGGCGACCCGGTTCCGTGCCGAGCTGCTGCGGGACCAGCAGACCGTGGTCGGGCGGTACGACTCCCGCGTGTCGGCGAAGGTCGCGTCCCGACCGGCCGCCGGGGGCACGCCGGGCGCGAACGGCACACCGGGTGCCGGACCGGGTGCGAACGGCGCGCCCCCGCCCGCGAGCGGCCCCGGTGGCGGACCGCGGGGCGAACGGGTAGGCGGCGGCGACCCGGCGGCGGCTCTGCTTTCCCCGTTGTTCACGGCCGCGATGCGGCAGTACCTGCCGGACGGGTTGGGGTATAAGGCGGAGGCCCCGTATGTGCTAAGCGCCCCGGTACAGCCGTGGAACTACGGGTCGGCGGGCACGAACCAGTACGCCAACGTCACCCCCCGCCTGCGGGCGGCGCTGGAGAAGGATAAGGGGCTGCGGGTGTTCGTGGCCAGTGGGTACTGCGACCTGGCGACCCCGTTCGCCGCTACCAACTACACGTTCTCCCACCTCGGACCGCGCCCCCTGATGGACCGGGTGACGATGGCGTACTACGACGCCGGGCACATGATGTACACCCACGAACCGTCGCGCAAGAAGCTCCGAGAGGACCTGCGGAAATTCGTCACGGCCCCCGGCGCGGAGTCCACGCCGAAGCCCTGACAGCCCCGATCGTGGGACGGGGCGGTGAATTCATCGTCCCGTCCCACGATCGGCTCCTCTACCCCGCCGGCCGTCTGGATTGGGGATCGCGTCACCTGCCTGTTCTGCGACTGTGACGCCGGGTCACACCCGTCTGCGCCCGCGTGCAAGCGACGACTCTGCTACTCCTTATCCGGGCGCCAGATCGACGCCCCCCCGCACCCGCGCGCGTGCGCGGCCGTCATCGAGCACGTCGACGCTATCGCACCCAGCGTCCCGGAGCGCGTAGGTCCACGGCCCGGTCCGCGAGTGCCGCCCGCGCGATCACCGGCTGTGGCCCGAGCGAGGTCCGTTGGTACATCGGCATCGCGGCGAACTCCGGTGTCACGGAGGGGGTCGGAACGATATCTTTAGCCGCGATGGACAACACGGAGGTTATTGTGCTTCACCCGGTTGAACTGATTCTGGCCCTGCTCGCGGTTACGGTGGCGCTCGGTCTGGTCGCGCGTCGGTTCAATATCGCGGAGCCGATTCTGCTCGTCGTCGGGGGGTTGGTTCTCGGGCTCCAGCCGTGGGCGCCGGGCGTCGTGATCGATCCCCAAATCGTGTTCCTGCTGTTCCTTCCGCCGCTTCTGTACGCGACCGCGTTCCGGACGCCGTGGCCGGAATTTCGCGACCAGATCCGGCCGATCACCATGCTCGCGGTGGGATTGGTGCTGTTCACCGTGGTCGCGGTCGCCGCCGCCGCGCACTACTTCGTCGGTCTGCCCTGGCCGTCGGCGTTCGTGCTCGGGGCGATCGTTTCCCCGCCGGACGCGGTCGCCGCGGTCGCCATTACCCAGCGCCTGCGGGTCCCGCGCCTCATCACCACGATCCTCGAGGGCGAGAGCCTAGTGAACGATGCGTCCGCGCTCGTGGCGCTGCGGTTCGC
The Gemmata palustris DNA segment above includes these coding regions:
- the thrS gene encoding threonine--tRNA ligase: MATEAELKAAGEKYIPKGYDPALYKLRHSLAHVLAQAVVERFPQAKPTIGPPVEYGFYYDFDLDVNPSDGDLEWIGNRMRQIIKGKHAFKVREISADEGRELFKDNPYKLELIDGLTAGKDEYGNASADAPTITVYQQDTFSDLCRGPHVETTGDLDAKGFKIQQVTGSYWRGDSKNKALKRFHATAWVNGDDLKAHLARLEEAAKRDHRKVGRELELFANEPVFGSGFPMLLPKGATVRRLLETFITDYERRAGYLHVFTPDIAKKELYKISGHWDHYKDSMFPPMDMGEGGNDDEELCLRPMCCPHHIQVYKTKARSYRDLPIRIAELGNMYRFERSGVVGGLSRVRCMTLNDAHLFVRPDQVKQEIAGVLSLMKKAYTDLGITEYRFRLSKNGDPDGPATDKYVDNPAMWESSTTMLREVLTESGMPFFEAWNEAAFYGPKIDVQVKDVMGREETLSTIQADQHLPAKFELEYKDSDDTPKRPVMIHRGVISTMERMMSYLIELYAGAFPVWLAPVQVAIVPIGDRHFEFAQKLGDQLLDKDHRVDVDLSSKRMQAKIRDAQLQKIPYILVIGDKEMEANAVAVRLRSGEDLGAKPVAEFVAMLEKAIATRTLKLVPGA
- a CDS encoding S10 family peptidase, giving the protein MVLRRYALLAAFLIAVGVTSSAAQQGQPPKGDPPKGQAPPKDEKPRPADDKKAPQDGKAPPKDEAPGAKDEKKVPPTVVTDGSVIIAGQKVEYKATAGMLPGTDKTGKAKANIFYMAYTRKSGDAPAARPLTFCFNGGPGSASSYVHLGFFGPRRVLINNDGLTAPSPAELVENDCSMLDVTDLVFIDPVSTGLSRAETPADAKLFHGLEEDTQSVGDFIRDYVAKFGRKESPVYVAGESYGTTRAASLSTYLQNRGGVKLAGIVLISTVLDFQTIRFGGSNELPYALFLPTYTATAFHHGKLDKKWAVDLPTALRESQKYAAGPYLEALHKGTLLTDYERQAAAKQVAMLTGLSEEFVLRSDLRVEATRFRAELLRDQQTVVGRYDSRVSAKVASRPAAGGTPGANGTPGAGPGANGAPPPASGPGGGPRGERVGGGDPAAALLSPLFTAAMRQYLPDGLGYKAEAPYVLSAPVQPWNYGSAGTNQYANVTPRLRAALEKDKGLRVFVASGYCDLATPFAATNYTFSHLGPRPLMDRVTMAYYDAGHMMYTHEPSRKKLREDLRKFVTAPGAESTPKP